One Vespula pensylvanica isolate Volc-1 chromosome 14, ASM1446617v1, whole genome shotgun sequence genomic window carries:
- the LOC122634400 gene encoding tumor protein D54 isoform X3 — protein sequence MSNVPTGEDASLHPAGSLSPSADNAANELQGLTLEEQESQRAVWNAELTKIEEEINTLRHVLASKVRVSQELKRKLGISVWKELTDDVNQGLKNVKESQVYQNVGEKLGQFSKAITDNSLFQKTESVFKSTAEKTTSILGGFGSGISMKLGQMRNSDSFRSLEERVGSAYENVKTKVVPSRSNSTQSFDDALREAEATRRASAAPSATSPTIPEDKLLS from the exons GAGAGGATGCCTCTCTTCACCCAGCtggttctctttctccatcagCTGACAATGCAGCGAACGAGTTGCAAGGACTCACTTTGGAGGAACAAGAAAGTCAGAGAGCTGTTTGGAACGCGGAACTTACTAAG atcgaagaagagataaatacACTCAGGCACGTATTGGCGAGCAAGGTGAGGGTTTCTCAAGAACTAAAGAGGAAGTTGGGCATCAGCGTTTGGAAAGAACTCACCGATGACGTGAATCAGGGCTTGAAGAACGTTAAGGAGAGTCAAGT TTATCAGAACGTTGGAGAGAAACTCGGTCAGTTCAGCAAGGCGATTACCGACAACAGTTT ATTCCAAAAGACGGAATCGGTCTTCAAAAGTACAGCCGAGAAGACAACGAGCATTCTTGGTGGTTTTGGTAGTGgcatttctatgaaattagGTCAGATGCGTAATTCGGATAGTTTCCGTTCTTTGGAAGAAAGAGTTGGATCTGCATATGAAAATGTTAAG ACAAAAGTCGTGCCTTCGAGATCTAATTCAACGCAAAGCTTCGACGATGCATTACGAGAAGCAGAAGCAACGAGACGTGCATCAGCAGCACCATCAGCAACCAGTCCGACAATTCCTGAGGACAAACTTCTCTCTTAG